GAAAACGGGGCTACTCGGGGCGAACGGGAAGCGTCGTACGGAATACGTCGCCGTAATTGTGCCCATCAATACTAAGGGGCGGAGGAGAAGACGGGGGGGGCTGGGGCGGGCGAACGTCCCGACGGCGTGAACCGCCTGTCGTCTGACAGCAGGCGGTTCACGCGCCGCCCGGGAACTCGTCCGGCAGCAGGTCGTCGACAGCCACCGGCACGTCAGGGAACGCCGTCACCGCGAGCAGCTCGCCGCGGCCGGCGACTCGATGGCCTGCGTAGACGGCGCGTGTTACGTCCGGCCCCGTGTGCACCTCGACGCAGTCATCGCGCAGGTTGACGATCCAGTACTCGGGAATGCCCGCGGCGGCATATGTACGTGCCTTGGTCAGGCGGTCCTGTGGAAGCGACGTGTAGGCGATCTCCACCACGAGCAACGCGGACGTTGGATGCTTGCGGTCGTAGTCGCCGAACCGGCCCGGAACCACGGCAACGTCCGGCTCTGTAGCTGACCATTGCCCCACCAGGAGCGGCGACTGCACCCGTAACACCGCGCCTGTCCCCACCACCGAACGGAGTGCCTCACTGACGCGCCCCAGCGCCGACGCATGGGCGGGATTCTGTGGCGCCATGGCAACAATCACCCCCTCCAACAGCTCGACCCTGTCGTCGGGGTGCAGCACACCGGTGCTGACGAGGCCAAAGTATTCGTCGACCGTGTAGCGACGGTCCGTCGCCTCGATCATGACTCCAGCCATACCTCACCCCGGACACGGCAACAACGTTGCGGAGCGTTCGGTGCAGCTTCTGTGCCACAGGGCGTGAAATTTCGGCCGCCGGGTGATGCGCACCAGGTCGTTCTCGCGGCGAACACATCCTGGCGCGCCGCGAGCACCGCCGCCGCGGGGAAGCGCGGCAGTGCCACCTGCGCCCGACGAACGCAGTTACCGGCGCCTCAGCCGCAGTAGACTGGCAACCGGTCGTTCAGCTCGGCGAGCGGCAGACCGCGCGCGTCTTTGACCGACAGGACAGGCTCGGCGATCGGCCACGGGATCCCGATGGCGGGATCGTTCCAGATTACCGTGATCTCGCTTGCCGGGTCGTAGAGGTTGGTGACCTTGTACTCGACCTCGGCGACTTCGCTGGTCACGCAAAAGCCGTGTACGAACCCCACCGGAATGTAACACTGACGAAAGTTCTCGGCTGACAGCGTCACCGCCACCCAGCGACCGAACGTCGGCGAACCGCGCCGTACGTCGACGGCAACGTCGTATACCTCGCCTTGCAGCACGCGCACCAGTTTGCCCTGCGGGCTGCCGATCTGCGCGTGCAGTCCGCGCAGCGTGCCACGCACCGAACGCGAGTGGTTGTCCTGCACAAAAGTCGCGGCGATGCCACCGTCGCGGTACTTCTGCGCATGGTAGGTCTCCAGGAAGAAACCGCGCGGATCGCGGAAAACGTCGGGCTCGACGACGATGACCTCGGGTAACGCCGTGGGAATGAATTTCATCGGTCTCAGAACTCCTGATCGAGGACACGCAGCAGATACTGCCCGTAGCCGCTCTTCTCCATCGGCGCGGCCAGGCGTCGCACGTCGGCAGCGGAGATGTAGCCCATGCGATAGGCGATCTCCTCGATGCACGCCACCTTCAAGCCCTGCCGCTCTTCGATGGCCTGAATGAAAGTCGACGCCTGCAGCAACGCCTCATGGGTCCCGGTGTCGAGCCACGCAATGCCCCGACCCAGCTTCTCGACGTGCAGGGCACCGGTGCGCAGGTAGGCCAGATTGACGTCGGTGATCTCCAGTTCGCCGCGCGCCGAGGGCGCCAACCCTGCGGCGATGTCGACGACGCGATGGTCGTAGAAGTACAGGCCGGTGACCGCCCATGACGAGCGCGGCTGCGGGGGTTTCTCCTCAAGACTGATGGCGCGGCCGCCGCCGTCGAACTCCACGACTCCATAACGTTCCGGGTCGCGCACCCAGTAGCCGA
This DNA window, taken from Candidatus Binatia bacterium, encodes the following:
- the rfbC gene encoding dTDP-4-dehydrorhamnose 3,5-epimerase, which translates into the protein MKFIPTALPEVIVVEPDVFRDPRGFFLETYHAQKYRDGGIAATFVQDNHSRSVRGTLRGLHAQIGSPQGKLVRVLQGEVYDVAVDVRRGSPTFGRWVAVTLSAENFRQCYIPVGFVHGFCVTSEVAEVEYKVTNLYDPASEITVIWNDPAIGIPWPIAEPVLSVKDARGLPLAELNDRLPVYCG
- the rfbA gene encoding glucose-1-phosphate thymidylyltransferase RfbA codes for the protein MLRKGIILAGGSGTRLYPLTRAVSKQLVPIYDKPMVYYPLSTLMLAGIRDVLVITTRHEQDGFRRLLGDGGELGLRIAYAEQARPEGIAQSFLIGREFIGEAAVALALGDNIFYGHGLPDYLRSAANRASGATVFGYWVRDPERYGVVEFDGGGRAISLEEKPPQPRSSWAVTGLYFYDHRVVDIAAGLAPSARGELEITDVNLAYLRTGALHVEKLGRGIAWLDTGTHEALLQASTFIQAIEERQGLKVACIEEIAYRMGYISAADVRRLAAPMEKSGYGQYLLRVLDQEF
- a CDS encoding Uma2 family endonuclease translates to MAGVMIEATDRRYTVDEYFGLVSTGVLHPDDRVELLEGVIVAMAPQNPAHASALGRVSEALRSVVGTGAVLRVQSPLLVGQWSATEPDVAVVPGRFGDYDRKHPTSALLVVEIAYTSLPQDRLTKARTYAAAGIPEYWIVNLRDDCVEVHTGPDVTRAVYAGHRVAGRGELLAVTAFPDVPVAVDDLLPDEFPGGA